One region of Skermanella mucosa genomic DNA includes:
- a CDS encoding tetratricopeptide repeat protein produces MLAEITLRDPLDPAGMAELKQRAAILLARGDLEGTRTLVDAALGALPEDADLLALRGACRARQGELGDAVQDLATAVMARPHDWELLNGFAVHLQKLQMFDEAVVFHVKAINNSEPEQHPQLYVNLGLAMRGQGNHEAAVELFETVLAAHPDMVDAAVNLSSTLNYLKDFGRSIEVCRRTLAFVEAPELYHNMGNALHRSPGRRADAAAAFERAVELDPTNSRSRHMLALLRNEAMDTVPAEFVAGLFDDYASHFETDLIEKLRYRVPGLVRRYLLKAAPGRPRFASVLDLGCGTGLAGLMLRDVADFQKGVDISRNMLAKALEKRVYDQIEAVNLQESLGEIDRAYSVAVAADVCGYIGRLDGFVAKVSDVLEAGGLFVFSVEECFLDDFEVSTAGRFAHRRSYVEKTLADAGFEVVTAAREQLRVNAGRPVFGTIFVARKPG; encoded by the coding sequence ATGCTTGCCGAGATAACCCTGCGAGACCCGCTTGATCCCGCCGGCATGGCGGAGTTGAAGCAGCGCGCAGCCATCCTTCTGGCGCGCGGCGACCTGGAGGGGACACGGACCCTGGTGGATGCGGCGCTCGGCGCCCTGCCGGAAGACGCCGACCTGCTGGCGTTGCGGGGAGCCTGCCGCGCCCGCCAGGGCGAGCTGGGCGACGCGGTCCAGGACTTGGCGACCGCCGTGATGGCCAGGCCCCATGACTGGGAACTGCTCAACGGCTTCGCCGTCCATCTCCAGAAATTGCAAATGTTCGACGAGGCGGTCGTCTTCCACGTCAAGGCGATCAACAATTCCGAACCTGAACAGCATCCCCAGCTCTACGTGAACCTGGGCCTCGCGATGCGGGGGCAGGGCAACCACGAGGCCGCGGTCGAGCTGTTCGAAACCGTCCTGGCGGCCCACCCCGACATGGTCGATGCGGCGGTAAACCTGTCGAGCACGCTGAATTACCTGAAGGATTTCGGGCGCAGCATCGAGGTCTGCCGGCGTACCCTGGCCTTCGTCGAGGCGCCGGAGCTGTACCACAACATGGGCAATGCCCTGCACCGCAGCCCCGGGCGCCGCGCCGACGCCGCGGCGGCGTTCGAGCGGGCCGTCGAGCTGGACCCGACCAACTCCCGGTCGCGGCACATGCTGGCATTGCTGCGGAACGAGGCGATGGACACCGTTCCGGCCGAGTTCGTGGCGGGGCTGTTCGACGATTACGCCAGCCACTTCGAAACCGACCTGATCGAGAAGCTGCGATACCGCGTGCCGGGCCTCGTCCGCCGCTACCTGCTGAAGGCCGCTCCCGGCCGGCCGCGCTTCGCTTCCGTCCTCGACCTCGGCTGCGGGACCGGCCTGGCCGGCCTCATGCTGCGCGACGTCGCCGACTTCCAGAAGGGCGTCGACATCTCCCGCAACATGCTGGCCAAGGCGCTGGAGAAGCGCGTCTACGACCAGATCGAGGCCGTCAACCTGCAGGAATCGCTGGGCGAGATCGACCGCGCCTATTCGGTCGCGGTCGCCGCCGACGTGTGCGGCTATATCGGCCGGCTCGACGGGTTCGTCGCCAAGGTCTCCGACGTCCTGGAAGCCGGCGGCCTGTTCGTCTTCTCGGTCGAGGAGTGTTTCCTTGATGACTTTGAGGTTTCCACGGCGGGCCGCTTCGCCCACCGCCGGTCCTATGTCGAGAAAACCCTGGCCGACGCCGGCTTCGAGGTGGTGACCGCCGCCCGCGAGCAGCTCCGCGTCAACGCCGGCCGGCCGGTGTTCGGTACGATCTTCGTCGCCCGGAAACCAGGCTGA
- a CDS encoding DUF1217 domain-containing protein translates to MSNSIVFYKMPALAAYQLALKQSDTALEKMAARKDVKAEVDYFRDKIQGVKSVEDLFKDRRLTQFVLDAVDLGKETDKMGLIRKALTQKAEDSDALMNRLTDKRYKAAASLLQFGEKGMGQIQRESTKDDLAELYVKSRYNDGLSTQNSAVPLALYLKDNAAGVKNAYDILGDQRLRHVVTTALGLPLEIANQSVEAQAAAIEKRLKVSDLGDPKFVDKMAKRFLMLSDDTSVSAGPEQWKLNLFA, encoded by the coding sequence ATGTCCAACAGCATCGTCTTCTACAAAATGCCGGCCCTGGCGGCCTATCAGCTCGCCCTCAAGCAGAGCGACACGGCGCTGGAGAAGATGGCCGCCCGGAAGGACGTCAAGGCCGAGGTGGATTACTTCCGCGACAAGATCCAGGGCGTCAAGTCGGTCGAGGACCTGTTCAAGGACCGCCGCCTGACGCAGTTCGTCCTGGATGCGGTGGATCTCGGCAAGGAAACGGACAAGATGGGTCTGATCAGGAAGGCCCTGACCCAAAAGGCCGAGGATTCCGACGCCCTGATGAACAGGCTGACCGACAAGCGCTACAAGGCCGCCGCCAGCCTGCTCCAGTTCGGCGAGAAGGGGATGGGGCAGATCCAGCGGGAGAGCACCAAGGACGACCTGGCCGAACTCTACGTCAAGAGCAGGTACAACGACGGGCTGTCCACCCAGAACTCGGCGGTCCCCCTGGCCCTGTACCTGAAGGACAATGCTGCCGGCGTGAAGAACGCCTACGACATCCTGGGCGACCAGCGCCTGCGCCATGTCGTCACCACGGCGCTGGGCCTGCCCCTGGAAATCGCCAACCAGTCGGTCGAGGCGCAGGCGGCCGCGATCGAGAAACGCCTGAAGGTCTCCGACCTGGGCGATCCGAAATTCGTCGACAAGATGGCGAAGCGCTTCCTGATGCTTTCCGACGACACGTCCGTGTCGGCCGGTCCGGAGCAGTGGAAACTCAACCTTTTCGCCTGA
- a CDS encoding HPF/RaiA family ribosome-associated protein yields the protein MQTPLKITFKNLDPSPALEARIGEKAAKLDHFCEHVVGCHVVVERPHGSRQQGDLYRVTVDLTVPGGELVADGVHEDAHAALRAAFDATVRRLEDHVRRRRLDVKRHDPMPHPTA from the coding sequence ATGCAGACACCACTCAAGATCACCTTCAAGAACCTGGATCCGTCGCCGGCGCTGGAAGCGCGCATCGGCGAGAAGGCCGCGAAGCTGGATCATTTCTGCGAGCATGTCGTTGGCTGCCACGTGGTCGTGGAGAGGCCCCACGGCAGCCGCCAGCAGGGTGATCTCTACCGGGTGACGGTCGACTTGACCGTTCCGGGCGGGGAACTGGTCGCCGACGGCGTCCACGAGGACGCCCACGCCGCGCTCCGCGCCGCCTTCGACGCGACGGTCCGGCGGCTGGAGGACCATGTCAGGCGCCGGCGGCTGGACGTGAAGCGGCACGATCCGATGCCCCATCCGACGGCGTGA
- a CDS encoding flagellar biosynthesis repressor FlbT, translated as MQFVDSSEILLLDQCDILPERMTIKDPGALTTLQTFYYAIQETYIKHRSTREGQHGDILRIWHNVKEHLRKAGPRHAAGFDVEAIEPLLDQKNYYRLLKMLWKVIDQEAPDFWTNNSEHVRQSENYVKSFQPKHVRR; from the coding sequence ATGCAGTTCGTCGACAGTTCGGAGATATTGCTGCTCGACCAGTGCGATATCCTGCCGGAACGGATGACCATCAAGGACCCGGGCGCGCTGACCACGCTCCAGACGTTCTACTATGCGATCCAGGAAACCTACATCAAGCACCGCAGCACCCGGGAGGGACAGCACGGGGACATCCTGAGAATCTGGCATAACGTGAAGGAGCATCTGCGGAAGGCAGGCCCCCGGCACGCCGCCGGTTTCGACGTCGAGGCAATCGAGCCGCTGCTGGACCAGAAGAACTACTACAGGCTCCTGAAGATGCTCTGGAAGGTCATCGATCAGGAAGCCCCGGACTTCTGGACGAACAACTCCGAACATGTCCGGCAAAGCGAGAACTACGTGAAAAGCTTCCAGCCCAAGCATGTGAGAAGATAG
- a CDS encoding Hsp20/alpha crystallin family protein, which produces MTSILDKSAGTSEAQPPVTGNKGAAERAGHPLLSLRDEIDRLFDDFSAGMMRSPFRTRLMDFEPFRRFETVFSGAVPTAEVAEKEKEYVVTLELPGIDQKDVEISVSGGMLTVKGEKREEKEKTEKQLHLSERRYGSFQRSFPVPETVDQDRIAAAMKDGVLTVTLPKTEEASRPARKIEVSGP; this is translated from the coding sequence ATGACCAGCATCCTGGACAAATCGGCCGGGACGTCCGAAGCCCAGCCGCCGGTAACCGGAAACAAGGGTGCGGCCGAACGTGCCGGACACCCCCTGCTGAGCCTGCGTGACGAGATCGATCGCCTTTTCGACGATTTCTCGGCCGGCATGATGCGCAGTCCCTTCCGGACCCGCCTGATGGATTTCGAGCCTTTCCGCCGGTTCGAGACGGTGTTCTCGGGAGCGGTGCCCACCGCCGAGGTCGCCGAGAAGGAGAAGGAATACGTGGTCACGCTGGAACTCCCCGGCATCGACCAGAAGGACGTCGAGATCAGCGTCAGCGGCGGGATGCTGACCGTGAAGGGCGAGAAACGGGAGGAAAAGGAGAAAACCGAGAAGCAGCTCCACCTGTCCGAACGGCGCTACGGCTCGTTCCAGCGCTCCTTCCCCGTCCCGGAAACGGTCGATCAGGACAGGATCGCCGCCGCCATGAAGGACGGCGTGCTCACCGTCACGCTGCCCAAGACCGAGGAGGCCTCGCGGCCGGCGCGGAAGATCGAGGTTTCGGGCCCGTAG
- a CDS encoding methyl-accepting chemotaxis protein, whose amino-acid sequence MSVDDNNPSWLASDSQSRRLAVFRLTDADIDLVREQRSFAEQRLPALLEQWQSRFAAWPEIQSALANPAVHAVRVRHWVRAVSGRIDDDFMRSATQLARTFYENGVPGYAVAVCHNVVVTGIVEELGLEAGGNGLGSLLRSGDAARKLALRNALTKLAWLDLELLLETYAEAEAETRTAALQAMAETVEREARSAVERVAVHTDGMAREAEGMAESAERVGASSRTVAAAANQALANAQTVAAATEQLAASIREITAQVAHSGAVTRRAVESGERTQATIGSLSLAVGKIDEVAKLISAIAGQTNLLALNATIEAARAGEAGKGFAVVAQEVKNLANQTARSTEEITRQISEIQSVTATAVGAVAEIGQTIGEIDRVSGAIAAAMEEQAAATHEISRNVAETTVAAQEVSIRISEVSSEAVQTGEQAAQVKAGSSGVAVSIDELRRVLVRVVRTSTAEANRRRDERFEVDEPCSVEFGSDRRTARIANLSEGGAMITGVSGIRVGAQGVLALDRRGVRVRFDVLDGDGGALHVRFTAQDMENPRFAAAFDAITGGLRPAVAA is encoded by the coding sequence ATGAGTGTAGACGACAATAATCCTTCATGGCTCGCGTCGGACAGCCAGTCGCGGCGCCTGGCCGTGTTCCGCCTGACCGACGCCGACATCGACCTGGTCCGAGAGCAGAGATCCTTTGCCGAACAGCGTCTCCCGGCTCTGCTGGAACAGTGGCAGTCCCGTTTCGCCGCCTGGCCCGAGATCCAGTCGGCGCTGGCCAACCCCGCCGTCCATGCCGTCCGGGTGCGGCACTGGGTCCGTGCCGTGTCCGGCCGGATCGACGACGATTTCATGCGGTCGGCGACCCAGCTCGCCCGGACCTTCTATGAGAACGGCGTGCCCGGCTATGCGGTCGCGGTCTGCCACAACGTCGTGGTCACCGGCATCGTCGAGGAGTTGGGGCTGGAGGCCGGGGGGAACGGTCTCGGCTCGCTGCTCCGGTCCGGCGACGCGGCCCGGAAGCTGGCGCTGCGCAACGCGCTGACCAAGCTGGCCTGGCTCGACCTGGAGCTGCTGCTGGAGACCTACGCCGAGGCCGAGGCGGAAACCAGGACCGCGGCGCTCCAGGCGATGGCGGAGACGGTGGAGCGGGAAGCCCGCTCGGCGGTCGAACGGGTCGCCGTCCATACCGACGGCATGGCCCGTGAAGCCGAGGGCATGGCGGAGTCGGCGGAGCGGGTCGGCGCCAGCTCCCGCACCGTGGCCGCTGCGGCCAACCAGGCGCTCGCCAATGCCCAGACGGTCGCGGCCGCGACCGAGCAGCTGGCGGCCTCGATCCGCGAGATCACCGCCCAGGTGGCCCATTCGGGCGCGGTGACCCGCCGCGCCGTGGAGAGCGGCGAGCGCACCCAGGCGACCATCGGCTCGCTGTCCCTGGCGGTCGGCAAGATCGACGAGGTCGCCAAGCTGATCAGCGCCATCGCGGGCCAGACCAACCTGCTGGCGCTGAACGCGACGATCGAGGCGGCACGGGCCGGGGAGGCCGGCAAGGGCTTCGCCGTGGTGGCCCAGGAGGTCAAGAACCTGGCCAACCAGACGGCTCGCTCGACCGAGGAGATCACCCGCCAGATCAGCGAGATCCAGAGCGTGACCGCGACCGCCGTCGGCGCCGTCGCGGAGATCGGCCAGACCATCGGCGAGATCGACCGGGTGTCCGGGGCGATCGCCGCGGCCATGGAGGAACAGGCCGCCGCGACCCACGAGATCAGCCGCAACGTCGCCGAGACCACGGTGGCCGCGCAGGAGGTTTCGATCCGCATCTCCGAGGTGTCGAGCGAGGCGGTCCAGACCGGCGAGCAGGCGGCCCAGGTGAAGGCCGGCTCCAGCGGGGTGGCGGTCAGCATCGACGAGCTCCGCCGGGTCCTGGTCCGGGTCGTCCGCACCTCCACCGCCGAGGCGAACCGGCGGCGCGACGAACGCTTCGAAGTGGACGAACCCTGCTCGGTCGAGTTCGGGTCGGACCGGCGGACCGCCAGGATCGCGAACCTGTCGGAAGGCGGGGCGATGATCACCGGCGTTTCCGGCATCCGCGTCGGCGCCCAGGGGGTCCTGGCGCTGGACCGCCGCGGCGTCCGGGTACGCTTCGACGTGCTGGACGGCGACGGCGGCGCGCTGCATGTCCGTTTCACCGCGCAGGACATGGAGAATCCGCGTTTCGCGGCGGCGTTCGACGCGATCACGGGCGGGCTGCGGCCGGCGGTGGCCGCGTAG
- a CDS encoding flagellar biosynthesis regulator FlaF, with the protein MNPKLNAYKQAAMMNKDYRSQEANLFKRVTFGLIEGKANPDGLGLVRAASDNRLLWQTVVSLLRDDQNRLPAPLRAQIISIGQTVIREIDENATGKLDVDFLIDINTQMIEGLAALPEATVTPAPTIPQNQRLGA; encoded by the coding sequence ATGAACCCGAAGCTCAATGCCTATAAACAGGCGGCGATGATGAACAAGGATTATCGCTCGCAGGAAGCGAACCTTTTCAAGCGCGTCACTTTCGGCCTGATCGAGGGCAAGGCGAACCCGGATGGCCTGGGTCTCGTCAGGGCCGCGTCGGACAACAGGCTGCTCTGGCAGACCGTCGTCAGCCTGCTGCGGGACGACCAGAACCGCCTGCCGGCACCGCTCCGCGCCCAGATCATCTCCATCGGGCAGACCGTCATCCGCGAGATCGACGAGAACGCGACCGGCAAGCTGGACGTCGATTTCCTGATCGATATCAACACGCAGATGATCGAGGGGCTCGCGGCCCTGCCCGAGGCGACCGTGACTCCGGCGCCGACCATTCCGCAGAACCAGCGCCTCGGGGCGTAA
- a CDS encoding zinc-dependent alcohol dehydrogenase family protein: MKAMVLQRPGGLLVPTDRPDPIPGPGRILIRVHACAVCRTDLHVIDGELPDPVLPLIPGHEIIGSVVEAGPGAERFAPGDRVGVPWLGWSCGTCAWCLSGRENLCDRARYTGYQIDGGYAELTVADARYCFPIDPSYTDAEAAPLMCAGLIGYRALRMAGDAARLGLYGFGAAAHIVAQVARHQGREVFAFTRPGDRGAQDLARELGAAWAGGSDEPAPEPLDAAILFAPAGPLVPLALRAVTKGGTVVCAGIHMSDIPSFPYEILWGERVVRSVANLTRRDGEEFLALAPRVPVRTRVTEYPLERANEAVAALRSGAITGAAVLTVGKTGSLDPG, encoded by the coding sequence ATGAAGGCAATGGTTCTGCAGCGCCCCGGCGGCCTGCTGGTTCCGACGGATCGGCCCGACCCTATCCCCGGGCCGGGCCGGATCCTGATCCGGGTGCATGCCTGCGCGGTCTGCCGCACGGACCTGCACGTGATCGACGGGGAGCTGCCCGACCCCGTCCTGCCCCTCATCCCCGGCCATGAGATCATCGGCTCCGTGGTGGAGGCCGGGCCCGGAGCGGAGCGGTTCGCCCCGGGCGACCGGGTCGGGGTGCCGTGGCTCGGCTGGAGCTGCGGCACCTGCGCCTGGTGCCTGTCCGGCCGCGAGAACCTGTGCGACCGGGCCCGCTACACCGGATACCAGATCGACGGCGGCTATGCCGAGCTGACGGTGGCCGACGCCCGCTACTGCTTCCCGATCGACCCCTCCTATACGGACGCGGAGGCGGCGCCGCTGATGTGCGCCGGCCTGATCGGCTACCGGGCTCTCCGCATGGCCGGCGATGCGGCCCGCCTGGGGCTCTACGGTTTCGGCGCCGCGGCCCACATCGTGGCGCAGGTCGCCCGCCACCAGGGGCGAGAGGTCTTCGCCTTCACCCGGCCGGGCGACCGGGGCGCCCAGGACCTCGCCCGCGAGCTGGGGGCGGCCTGGGCCGGCGGGTCCGACGAGCCGGCGCCCGAGCCGCTCGACGCCGCGATCCTGTTCGCCCCCGCCGGGCCACTGGTGCCGCTGGCGCTTCGGGCCGTGACCAAGGGCGGGACGGTGGTGTGCGCCGGCATCCACATGAGCGACATCCCGTCGTTTCCCTACGAGATCCTGTGGGGCGAACGGGTCGTCCGGTCCGTCGCCAACCTGACCCGGCGCGACGGCGAGGAGTTCCTGGCGCTGGCCCCCCGGGTGCCGGTCCGGACGCGGGTGACGGAGTATCCGCTGGAGCGGGCCAACGAGGCCGTGGCGGCGCTCCGGTCCGGCGCCATCACGGGGGCCGCCGTGCTGACGGTGGGGAAAACAGGCAGTCTTGATCCAGGTTAA
- a CDS encoding flagellin: MANSVNTNIGAMVALKNLNSVSDSLSATQKRISTGLNVADAYDDGASYAVAEGIRSDVKAISAVNERLAVGKGMIDVAVKAGENISKSLGDVRAVLTKLADEALTGDDRANYTEQYATLKKDIENFISDAKYNGVSLISATATDQKIISNVDGGNITVNSENFMETVHSQLGAAADATAAAALISTTGGMANAMSNLGKAMNQLAADSRRVTNQIGFNNAIADATNTGLGAIVDADLAKESARLQSLQVKQQLSSQALSIANQSPQSLLGLFR; the protein is encoded by the coding sequence ATGGCCAACTCAGTCAATACCAATATCGGGGCCATGGTCGCCCTGAAGAACCTGAACAGCGTCAGCGATTCGCTGTCGGCGACGCAGAAACGCATCAGCACCGGCTTGAACGTCGCGGACGCCTACGACGACGGCGCCTCCTACGCCGTGGCGGAAGGCATCCGCAGCGACGTCAAGGCGATCAGCGCGGTGAACGAGCGTCTTGCGGTGGGCAAGGGCATGATCGACGTCGCGGTCAAGGCCGGCGAGAACATCTCCAAGTCGCTCGGGGATGTCCGCGCCGTCCTGACCAAGCTCGCCGACGAGGCGCTGACCGGCGACGACCGCGCGAACTATACGGAGCAGTACGCCACCCTCAAAAAGGACATCGAAAACTTCATCTCCGATGCCAAGTACAATGGCGTCAGCCTGATCAGTGCGACCGCCACCGACCAGAAGATCATTTCGAACGTCGACGGTGGAAACATCACGGTCAACTCCGAAAACTTCATGGAAACGGTCCACAGCCAGCTCGGCGCGGCCGCCGACGCGACGGCGGCGGCTGCCCTCATCTCCACGACCGGCGGCATGGCCAACGCCATGTCCAACCTGGGCAAGGCGATGAACCAGCTGGCCGCGGACAGCCGCCGGGTCACGAACCAGATCGGGTTCAACAACGCGATCGCGGACGCGACCAACACGGGCCTGGGCGCCATCGTCGACGCCGACCTCGCCAAGGAAAGTGCCCGCCTGCAGTCCCTGCAGGTAAAGCAGCAGCTTTCGAGCCAGGCGCTGTCGATCGCCAACCAGTCGCCGCAGTCCCTGCTGGGGCTGTTCCGTTAA
- a CDS encoding universal stress protein: protein MIRKILAPLDGQPSDRTSLALAFDMARLLDAHVEGVFLATDPAGSIPIMGEAVPPEFIDEMIREREEAVAAAGREAERCFDRVRQAAALPLAEAPGAGTGGASAWFHMKLGNVERTLARIARCADLTVLPQGDRPFPGTLARVRDAVLFDAGRPLLLAPAVPVEGLGPVENLGKVVAIAWNDSAEATHAIIDALPLLTRASKVLILVQEDFRRQIDGAVDLAAYLAWHGIDAAIDRLPRVEEEPMGQVLTQRALDLGAGLLVMGAYGHSRFREMVLGGTTRHVLENPARIPVLMAH from the coding sequence ATGATCAGGAAGATCCTGGCGCCGCTGGACGGCCAGCCGTCCGACCGGACCTCGCTGGCGCTGGCGTTCGACATGGCCCGGCTGCTGGACGCCCATGTCGAGGGGGTCTTCCTGGCCACGGACCCGGCCGGGAGCATTCCGATCATGGGCGAGGCGGTTCCGCCCGAGTTCATCGACGAGATGATCCGGGAAAGGGAGGAAGCCGTGGCCGCCGCCGGACGCGAGGCCGAACGGTGCTTCGACCGGGTCCGGCAGGCGGCAGCCCTGCCGCTGGCCGAGGCGCCCGGCGCGGGCACCGGGGGGGCCAGCGCCTGGTTTCACATGAAACTTGGGAATGTCGAGCGGACCCTGGCGAGGATCGCCCGCTGCGCCGACCTGACCGTCCTGCCCCAGGGCGACCGTCCCTTCCCGGGGACCCTGGCCAGGGTCCGCGACGCGGTGCTGTTCGACGCGGGGCGACCGCTCCTGCTGGCTCCCGCCGTTCCGGTCGAGGGTTTGGGGCCGGTCGAAAACTTGGGAAAGGTCGTCGCGATCGCCTGGAACGACAGCGCGGAGGCGACGCACGCGATCATCGACGCGCTGCCGTTGCTGACCCGGGCATCCAAGGTCCTGATCCTGGTGCAGGAGGACTTCCGCCGCCAGATCGACGGCGCCGTGGACCTCGCCGCATATCTCGCGTGGCACGGCATCGACGCGGCCATAGACAGGTTGCCGAGGGTCGAGGAGGAGCCGATGGGACAGGTGCTGACCCAGCGCGCCCTCGACCTGGGCGCCGGCCTGCTGGTCATGGGCGCCTACGGACACAGCCGCTTCCGAGAGATGGTCCTGGGCGGCACGACCCGCCATGTGCTGGAAAACCCGGCCCGGATCCCCGTGCTGATGGCCCACTGA